One Synechococcales cyanobacterium T60_A2020_003 genomic window carries:
- a CDS encoding DUF2605 domain-containing protein yields MPNSNSSESDLLKVLLEPLLEDFQYWFQRSRSLLEAHTIDFLEPTAQADLLARVIQAQQEVSTAQMLLNATDGQVGVEASIMVPWHNLVAECWKVGMRYRREHPTDLDLD; encoded by the coding sequence ATGCCTAACTCAAATTCATCCGAGTCCGATTTGCTTAAAGTCTTGCTGGAACCCCTTTTAGAGGACTTCCAGTACTGGTTCCAGCGATCGCGATCGCTCCTCGAAGCGCACACGATTGACTTTTTAGAGCCTACTGCGCAGGCTGATTTGCTGGCGCGCGTAATTCAGGCCCAGCAAGAGGTCAGCACTGCTCAGATGTTACTGAATGCAACCGATGGTCAGGTTGGAGTGGAAGCATCCATCATGGTACCTTGGCACAACTTAGTAGCCGAGTGCTGGAAGGTCGGAATGCGATATCGCCGGGAACATCCCACGGACTTGGACTTGGACTAA